The Desulfovibrio porci DNA segment GCGCTGGAAAACCGCCTGGCCCGCGACGACCTGCGCGACTTGTACAATGCCCTGGAACTCCCGCTCACGCCGGTGCTGGCCGAGATGGAGGGGCGCGGTGTGGCCATTGACGCCGCCGCGTTTCAGGCTTTTCTGTCCGACGTGCAGCATGAGCTGGACCGCCTCACCGCAGAGGTGTACGCGGCGGCGGGCACGACCTTCAACATCCGCTCGGCCCAGCAACTGGGCGATGTGCTGTTCAACACCCTGAATCTGCCCTCGCCGCGCAAGACCAAGGGCGGACAGGCTTCCACCAGCCAGCAGACCTTGGAAAAACTGGCCGGACGCCACAGCGTGGTGGACAGCATATTGCAATTCCGCAAACTGGAGAAAATGCGCTCCACCTATCTGGATCCGCTGCCGCGCCTGGTGGACGGGCAAGGCCGCATCCACACCACCTTCAACCAGAAGGCCACGGCCACCGGGCGACTCTCCTCCAGCAATCCCAATCTGCAGAACATCCCGGTGCGCGGCCCGCTGGGCAAGCGCATGCGGGCCTGCTTCATCGCCGGGCCGGGCCGTACCCTGGTTTCCGCCGACTACTCTCAGGTGGAGCTGCGCGTGCTGGCCCATATGTCCCAGGACGCGGCTCTGCTGGACGCCTTCCGCCGGGGCGAGGACATCCACGCCCGCACCGCGGCCCTGGTGTATGATCTGCCCGCCGATGCGGTCAGCCCGGACCAGCGCCGTAACGCCAAGACCATCAACTTCGGCCTGATCTACGGCATGGGCGCGCAGAAGCTGGGCCAGGAGCTCAAGATCAGCAGCGCCGAGGCCAAGGAATTCATCGCCCGTTATTTCGAGCGGCTCACGGGCCTTAAAAATTTCTATGAAGAGGTGGAGGCCACGGCCAAGCGCCAAGGCTACGTGACCACCCTGGGCGGCCGCCGCCGTCTGCTGCCTGACATTCTCTCGGCCAACGGCCAGGCCTTCGCCCTGGCCCGGCGGCAGGCCATCAACACGGTCATCCAGGGCTCGGCGGCGGACATCATCAAGCTGGCCATGCTGGCCGTGGCCCGTGACGAGGAACTGCGGCGCATGGACGCCCGCCTGCTGTTGCAGGTGCACGACGAACTTTTGCTGGAAGCGCCGGAAGACGCCGGGCCCGAGGCCGGCGCGCGGGTGGCCGCCCTGATGGGCGCGGTGACCCCCGGCGGCGAGGCGCTTTCCGTGCCGCTGGTGGTGGATTGGGGGACGGGGCATGACTGGGGCACCGCCCACTAGGTTTTGCCTCTCCCAAGCGTCTTTTGCCCCTTGGACTGCGTCAAAAGACAAAATGCATCTTGGGAGAAGCAAAACTTGAAACAGCCTTTTGGAAAACATTTTTTGTAATTGTATGGAAATTGATTTTCTCACCCGCATCAACGCTCTGGCCCGCGTGCCGGAGCATTCCCTGCCGCTGATGCGGGCCATGTCCCAGGGCGCGCCTTTTTGCGTGGGACCGTATCTTTTTCTGGCCGCCGGGGATTGGCTCATGGCCGTGGCCTATCCCCTGCGCGGCAAATACAGCCACGCGGCCTTTGAGACGGCTCTCACCGAAGCGCTGGAAAAAAGCGGAGCCGTGAGCTGCTGGGCCGTGGGGCCGGACCTGCCGCCGCGTCTGCATGCCCATATCGTGGACCGGGACCGCTTTTACCTGCTTCCGGCCGGGACCGAGCCTCCGGCCCGGCTGCGCGGGCCGCTGCGCCGCGCGGCGACGGCCCTGCGGGTGGAGGAAAGCGGCGAATTCACCCCGGACCACCGGCGGCTCTGGGCGGAATTCATGGGCCGCGCGGACCGGAAGGAAGGCAGACCCCTAGCCCCGCACGTGCGGGAGCTGTATGCCCGCACGCCCGAAACTCTGGCGGAGGCGGACGGTCATCTGCGCCTGCTCAATGCCTGGGACCGGGAAGGCCGTCTGGCCGCCTGTCTGCTGCTGGATTACGCGCCGGAAAAATTCACTTCCTACGTGCTCGGCGCGCATTCCCGCGCGCACTACGCGCCCCACGCGGCGGACCTGCTTTTTGCGGCCATGCTGGAAAACGCCCGCAAGGCGGGCAAACGCTATGTGCATCTGGGGCTGGGCGTCAACGAGGGCATTTTGCACTTCAAGCGCAAATGGGGCGGCCGTCCCTACCTGCCCTACGTTATGGCCGCTTGGGAGGAAGCGCCGCGAGGCGCGCGCGAGGACACGGCCCGCGCCCTGACCCTGGCCCTGCTGCGGGCCGCCGCCGCGCCGCCGCCCTCTCTGGAGGAGACGCGGCCTTCCCAGCGTCCCTTCGCCATGCTCTGGGAAGTGGAGAAGAACAGCAGGCTGTCCTGGATCGGCGGCACGGCCCATTTTTTCTGCTATTCCTTTGAAACCTCCTTTATCCGCCTGTTCCGCAAGGTGGACAACGTCCTGTTCGAAGGTCCGCTGGACGAGGATTTTCTGGCCGCCGTGGACCGGCACGGCAAAACGCCGCCGCCGGACCACAAGCCCTTGCTGGAGATGCTTGAGGAAGAGGAAATCCGTCGTCTGGAGCGGGTGGTGCGCGGGCCGGAAGGGCCGCTGGTCCGCTGGCTGGGCATGGAGGGCGCGCGCAAGGCGGACGTGCGCTGGCTTTTGTGCCACGCGCGGCCTTGGTGCGCTTTCTTCACCCTCTGGACGGCCTTTCTGGAACGCCGGGGCTGGCGCGGCTCCGTGGATATGGAGGCCTGGCGCGTGGCGCACGAGATGGGCAAGAATGTGATCGGCATGGAAAATCTGGAAGAGCAACTGGCCTCGCTGGATTCGGTGCCCGTGGAGCGGGTGCTGCGCTACCTGCGCGCCTGCAATGACTGGAAGACGCTGTCCCGTCGGAACATGCGCGCCTATCTGGCCGGGGATCTCGAACGGATGATGGGGTCCAGCGCGGAATTTCCCACCCGCACGGGCTATGTGGTCAATGTCCGCGACCAGCGTTTCCGGGAGCGGATGCGCCCGTATCTGGAAGAAGGGCGTTGCGCGGTTTTCGTGGGCGCGGCCCATATGGTCAATCTGCGCCATATGCTGGCCGAGGACGGTTTCAGGGTGCGGCGTTGCCTGCCCGGCCTCTCGCACAAGCTGCGCGCCCTCTGGCGCCGGGACCGGGAGGTGCGCTGGTGACGCCGCGCGGCACTTCCGGAAGCGGGGGAGGTCCTCTGACGGGCGGCCCCGCCGGTCTGTCCGCCAGTCCGGCCGCCAGTCTGACCGCCGGGCTGGCGCGGATCACGGCCCAGGCCGTGGTGCCGGAGCAGCTCTTGCCCTATGTGGGGGCCGTGTCCGGCCTGCGTCCCCGTCTGTTCGGGGAGTGCGTGGGGCATCTGGGCGAAGGCGAGGTGGTGCTTGTCGGCTATCCGCCGCGCGACCCGCGCGACGCGCGGGCTGTGGACGCGGCCGTGGACGAAGCTTTGGCCTTGCCCGGCCTGACCCGGATTACCGTGCTGGCCGCCGCCCGGCCCCATGCCGCGCCCTCCGACGCCCCAAGCGGTGAGGACGCCTTCTGGTCCCTGCCCCTGCCCTTGCCGCCCGCCGGACAGAAATTGCGGAACATGCTGCGCCGGGCCGCGCGGGATATTGTGATAGAGCAGGGCGGCGCGGACTCCTGGACAGCGGAGCACGCGGCTCTGGTGGAGGATTTTTGCCGCGCCCGCGCCAACGCGCTGGAGCCGGGCAGCGTCCATATTTTCCGGCACTTGGCCGCCTATCTGGCCGCCGCGCCGCAGGCCCGCCTGTTTTCCGCCCGCCGCGCTGACGGCGTTCTGGTCGGGTGCGCCATCGGCGATTACAGTTCCTTTTCCACGGCGTTCTATATGTTCGCCTTCCGCCGTCCCGACGCGCCGCCGGGTACGGCGGACGCGCTGCTGGCCGCTCTGGCCGCCGAAGGCGCGGAGCGCGGCCACGGCCTGCTCAATCTGGGGCTGGGCATTCATCCGGGCGTGGCCTTTTTCAAGAAAAAATGGGGCGCAAGCGCCTTCCTGCCCTGCGTGGAAACTTCCTGGACCCTGCAAAAGAAGGGCTGGCTGACGCGCCTGCTGGGGCGGTGAGCGGTTGGCCCGGCCTGTGGAGATTGCCGTGCCCGAAAATGATTTGTTGCAAAATCCCGCCTTCCGCGCGCCCGGCCTGGGCGAGCGCCTGCGGGAGCTGTTTCTGGGCGAGAAGCGTCCCCTGGACTGCGTGCAGGTGGAAGTGACCTCGTGTTGCGCCGGGCGCTGCGTCTACTGCCCGCATACCACCCAGACCGGAAGCTGGCGCTCGCGCCATATGCCCGATGAGGTTTTCGCGGCGCTCTGGCCTCTGTTGCGCCGCTCGGGCCGGGCGCATCTCCAGGGCTGGGGGGAACCCCTGCTGCATCCCCGTTTTTTCGACTTCGCGGCTCTGGCCCGTAAGGCGGGCTGTCGGGTGTCCAGCACGTCCTGCGGCCTGCACATGGACGCGGACCTGGCCGCACGCCTTGTGGAGAGCGGCATGGACATGCTGGCTTTTTCCCTAGTGGGCACGGACGCGGCTTCCAACGCGGCGCGGGCCGGAGTGTCCTTTGAGCGGGTTTGCGAGGCCATCCGCATGGTCCGGGCCGCCCAACGCGGCCGTTCAGGGCGCGCCGTGTCCGGAGAGAACTTCCCGGAGGTCCATCTGGCCTATCTGATGCTGGCCGACAGGATTGAGGCGGCGGCCGGTCTGCCCCGGCTCATGGAAGAACTGGATGTGCGCATGGCGGTAGTCAGCACACTGGATTACATCGCCGCGCCCTCACAGGCGGTCCTGGCCTTCGCGCCGGAAGAGACGGACAAGATCGCCCGCGCCCGCGCCGTGCTGGAGCGGGCCGCCGCCGAAGCGGCAACGGGCGGACGGGAAATTTATTATGCCCTGCCCGGTCCTCGGGCGGTGGCGGACGCGGGCGGCTGCCGTGAAAACGTGACCCGCAGCCTGTATGTGGACGCCGACGGCGCGCTTTCGCCCTGCGTCTACCTCAATGTGCCCGCCGGGGAAGACGGGCCGCGCCGCCGGGTTTTCGGCAACGCGCGTGACGGCGACCCCTGGGAACTGTGGAACGGCGAGACGTTTAGGGAATTCCGCGCCGCCCTGGCGAACAATGCGCCGGACGCCTGCTGTCTGGCCTGTCCCAAGCGCTTTGAGGCGTGATTTTTGTCGGCTGGCTCAGGAAGCGCCGGGCCGCTCCCGGCGCAGAATGATCCGCAGGGTGTCGGCCTCCGGACCGGACCGGCCTTCAAGGGCCTGTTCGACGCGGGCGCGCACCGCGGCGTGGCGCGGCGCCAGTTCATAGAGTGAGGCGGCCGCCGCCGCGCAGACCGGGAAAACCGCGTCCTGCTGGCGGCCGCGTGCGTTAAGCCGGGCGTAGCGCAGGGCGGCATTGATGATGCTGTCCAGATAGTCCGTGTCGCCCGAGGCCAGAAAGGCCGCCCAGTACATCTGCAAGACGGACTTTTCCGCATAGATGTCCCAGCGGAGCAGCGGCGTGGGGCTGTTGCGGATCTGGGTCGGCAGGGGGGCGTCTTCCGGGGTGAGCAGCCCTGCCAGCAGACTGTCTTCGTCGGGCAGTCCGGCCAGATGGACCATCCAGGCCAGGGTGAGCCTGCCGTCGCGGCTCAGCGAGTCCGGCGGCGGCAG contains these protein-coding regions:
- a CDS encoding TraB/GumN family protein; translated protein: MEIDFLTRINALARVPEHSLPLMRAMSQGAPFCVGPYLFLAAGDWLMAVAYPLRGKYSHAAFETALTEALEKSGAVSCWAVGPDLPPRLHAHIVDRDRFYLLPAGTEPPARLRGPLRRAATALRVEESGEFTPDHRRLWAEFMGRADRKEGRPLAPHVRELYARTPETLAEADGHLRLLNAWDREGRLAACLLLDYAPEKFTSYVLGAHSRAHYAPHAADLLFAAMLENARKAGKRYVHLGLGVNEGILHFKRKWGGRPYLPYVMAAWEEAPRGAREDTARALTLALLRAAAAPPPSLEETRPSQRPFAMLWEVEKNSRLSWIGGTAHFFCYSFETSFIRLFRKVDNVLFEGPLDEDFLAAVDRHGKTPPPDHKPLLEMLEEEEIRRLERVVRGPEGPLVRWLGMEGARKADVRWLLCHARPWCAFFTLWTAFLERRGWRGSVDMEAWRVAHEMGKNVIGMENLEEQLASLDSVPVERVLRYLRACNDWKTLSRRNMRAYLAGDLERMMGSSAEFPTRTGYVVNVRDQRFRERMRPYLEEGRCAVFVGAAHMVNLRHMLAEDGFRVRRCLPGLSHKLRALWRRDREVRW
- a CDS encoding GNAT family N-acetyltransferase; this translates as MTPRGTSGSGGGPLTGGPAGLSASPAASLTAGLARITAQAVVPEQLLPYVGAVSGLRPRLFGECVGHLGEGEVVLVGYPPRDPRDARAVDAAVDEALALPGLTRITVLAAARPHAAPSDAPSGEDAFWSLPLPLPPAGQKLRNMLRRAARDIVIEQGGADSWTAEHAALVEDFCRARANALEPGSVHIFRHLAAYLAAAPQARLFSARRADGVLVGCAIGDYSSFSTAFYMFAFRRPDAPPGTADALLAALAAEGAERGHGLLNLGLGIHPGVAFFKKKWGASAFLPCVETSWTLQKKGWLTRLLGR
- a CDS encoding radical SAM protein — protein: MPENDLLQNPAFRAPGLGERLRELFLGEKRPLDCVQVEVTSCCAGRCVYCPHTTQTGSWRSRHMPDEVFAALWPLLRRSGRAHLQGWGEPLLHPRFFDFAALARKAGCRVSSTSCGLHMDADLAARLVESGMDMLAFSLVGTDAASNAARAGVSFERVCEAIRMVRAAQRGRSGRAVSGENFPEVHLAYLMLADRIEAAAGLPRLMEELDVRMAVVSTLDYIAAPSQAVLAFAPEETDKIARARAVLERAAAEAATGGREIYYALPGPRAVADAGGCRENVTRSLYVDADGALSPCVYLNVPAGEDGPRRRVFGNARDGDPWELWNGETFREFRAALANNAPDACCLACPKRFEA
- a CDS encoding translation initiation factor 2; its protein translation is MAAMNRTGFPLLPPLAALLLAALCLLSPRPVTALAVSKSLPLYARDMEFYYQDKRPEVLPGILRAFDAQGVLAQGEKRLMVAAFLAEALRRDPSARPRLLPPPDSLSRDGRLTLAWMVHLAGLPDEDSLLAGLLTPEDAPLPTQIRNSPTPLLRWDIYAEKSVLQMYWAAFLASGDTDYLDSIINAALRYARLNARGRQQDAVFPVCAAAAASLYELAPRHAAVRARVEQALEGRSGPEADTLRIILRRERPGAS